One window of the Herbiconiux sp. L3-i23 genome contains the following:
- a CDS encoding cytidine deaminase, with translation MADEIDWSALREVAVEAMKKAYVPYSHFPVGVAAIVDDGRVISGANVENASYGVTLCAECSLVSALIMSGGGKLVAFTCVDGDGGALMPCGRCRQLLYEHSADGMLLETVSGIRTIDEVLPDAFGPRTLAAYQSSH, from the coding sequence GTGGCAGACGAGATCGATTGGTCCGCGCTCCGCGAGGTCGCGGTCGAGGCGATGAAGAAGGCCTACGTGCCCTATTCGCACTTCCCGGTGGGAGTCGCCGCGATCGTCGACGACGGGCGGGTGATCAGCGGCGCGAACGTCGAGAACGCCTCGTACGGCGTCACGCTGTGCGCGGAATGCTCGCTCGTGTCGGCGCTGATCATGTCGGGCGGCGGCAAGCTGGTGGCGTTCACCTGCGTCGACGGCGACGGCGGCGCCCTGATGCCGTGCGGTCGCTGCCGCCAGCTGCTGTACGAGCACTCGGCCGACGGCATGCTGCTCGAGACGGTGAGCGGCATCCGCACGATCGACGAGGTGCTCCCCGACGCCTTCGGCCCCCGCACCCTCGCCGCCTACCAGTCCAGCCACTAA
- a CDS encoding ABC transporter permease, whose product MSDDKSPRPGSTERVTTGQEQLPPVTSEAKLADAADDKREPFWNRILREITTGSVAISVLAVVLALLIGGILIAVTDEDVQSAAGYFFSRPTDMLSAIWDAVAGAYSALFQGSIYNFRRPGFADGIRPFTETLTFATPLIVAGLGVAMAFRVGLFNIGGRGQMLVAAAAAGYVAFAFDLPYGIHLIVAIGAGLLAGAIWGGLAGLLKARTGAHEVIVTIMLNYVAFYLISFLLRTPGALQAPGSNNPKTPPMKDTAIFPDLFAGYNLHAGFIFAIAATVFVWYLLDRSSLGFKFRAVGENPNAARVAGINVKNVYVWAMAISGALIGLAGVAQVLGTVTTGFSAGIDAGIGFDAITVALLGRSRPVGVFIAGILFGAFKAGGFSMQAAEGVPIDIVLVVQSLIVLFIAAPPLVRSVFRLPDPAKRRRPTTQKKAVAS is encoded by the coding sequence GTGAGCGACGACAAGTCTCCCCGTCCCGGGTCGACCGAACGCGTGACGACCGGCCAGGAGCAGCTGCCCCCGGTCACGAGCGAGGCGAAGCTCGCCGACGCCGCCGACGACAAGCGCGAACCGTTCTGGAACCGGATCCTGCGCGAGATCACCACCGGCAGCGTCGCGATCTCGGTGCTCGCCGTCGTGCTCGCACTGCTGATCGGCGGCATCCTCATCGCGGTGACCGACGAGGACGTGCAGAGCGCCGCCGGGTACTTCTTCTCGCGGCCGACCGACATGCTCTCCGCCATCTGGGATGCCGTCGCGGGCGCATACTCGGCGCTGTTCCAGGGGTCGATCTACAACTTCCGTCGCCCCGGCTTCGCCGACGGCATCCGTCCGTTCACCGAGACGCTGACCTTCGCGACGCCGCTCATCGTTGCGGGCCTCGGCGTCGCGATGGCGTTCCGCGTGGGTCTGTTCAACATCGGTGGTCGCGGTCAGATGCTCGTCGCGGCGGCCGCCGCCGGATACGTCGCGTTCGCGTTCGACCTGCCCTACGGCATCCACCTGATCGTCGCGATCGGCGCCGGTCTGCTCGCCGGTGCGATCTGGGGCGGACTCGCGGGTCTGCTGAAGGCCCGCACCGGTGCGCACGAGGTGATCGTCACGATCATGCTCAACTACGTCGCGTTCTATCTGATCTCGTTCCTGCTGCGCACGCCGGGTGCGCTTCAGGCGCCGGGCAGCAACAACCCCAAGACGCCGCCGATGAAGGACACGGCGATCTTCCCCGACCTGTTCGCGGGCTACAACCTGCACGCCGGGTTCATCTTCGCGATCGCGGCGACGGTGTTCGTCTGGTACCTTCTCGACCGGTCGAGCCTCGGCTTCAAGTTCCGCGCCGTCGGTGAGAACCCGAACGCGGCGCGCGTCGCCGGCATCAACGTCAAGAACGTTTACGTATGGGCGATGGCGATCTCCGGCGCCCTCATCGGCCTCGCCGGTGTCGCCCAGGTGCTCGGCACCGTGACCACCGGCTTCAGCGCCGGCATCGACGCCGGCATCGGCTTCGACGCCATCACCGTGGCGCTCCTCGGCCGCTCCCGTCCGGTCGGCGTCTTCATCGCCGGGATCCTGTTCGGCGCCTTCAAGGCCGGCGGATTCTCGATGCAGGCGGCCGAGGGCGTCCCCATCGACATCGTGCTCGTCGTCCAGTCGCTCATCGTGCTCTTCATCGCCGCGCCGCCGCTCGTGCGCTCGGTGTTCCGCCTGCCCGACCCCGCGAAGCGTCGACGACCGACGACCCAGAAGAAGGCGGTGGCCTCATGA
- a CDS encoding BMP family protein, producing the protein MKISSRRGIAGITAVGVAALVLAGCAPAPEETEGAAEASDFLPCMVSDFGGFDDKSFNQAGLEGLTNAASELGVEPITVQSDAETDYGPNIESMVAQGCNLIVTVGFALSAATLEAAEANSDVEFALIDDAADADFDGTPDFDNTKPIIFDTAQSAFLAGYAAASYTKSGTVATWGGQNFPTVTIFMDGFAQGVAYYNEQKGAAVKVLGYDPATPDTATFTGGFEANDVAKSTAQNFIDQGADILLPVGGPIYQSAVAAIEDSGKEIALVGVDSDFYESDPTTQPYVLTSILKGIASATESVVLAAAEGDFSNEAYVGTLENDGVGLAPFHDFESLVSPDLQGELDALREQIISGDITVNSYLG; encoded by the coding sequence GTGAAGATCAGCTCCCGCAGAGGGATCGCCGGCATCACCGCCGTCGGCGTCGCCGCCCTCGTTCTCGCCGGTTGTGCGCCCGCACCCGAAGAGACGGAAGGCGCGGCCGAGGCCAGCGACTTCCTGCCCTGCATGGTTTCGGACTTCGGTGGATTCGACGACAAGTCGTTCAACCAGGCCGGCCTCGAGGGCCTCACCAACGCGGCGTCCGAGCTCGGTGTCGAGCCCATCACCGTGCAGTCCGACGCCGAGACCGACTACGGCCCCAACATCGAGAGCATGGTCGCTCAGGGCTGCAACCTGATCGTCACCGTCGGCTTCGCGCTCTCCGCTGCGACGCTCGAGGCGGCCGAAGCCAACTCCGACGTCGAATTCGCCCTCATCGACGACGCGGCCGACGCCGACTTCGACGGCACCCCCGACTTCGACAACACGAAGCCGATCATCTTCGACACCGCCCAGTCGGCGTTCCTCGCCGGCTACGCGGCCGCGAGCTACACCAAGTCCGGCACCGTCGCGACCTGGGGTGGCCAGAACTTCCCGACCGTCACCATCTTCATGGACGGTTTCGCTCAGGGAGTCGCGTACTACAACGAGCAGAAGGGCGCGGCGGTCAAGGTCCTCGGCTACGACCCGGCGACCCCCGACACCGCGACCTTCACCGGTGGGTTCGAGGCGAACGACGTCGCCAAGAGCACGGCGCAGAACTTCATCGATCAGGGCGCTGACATCCTGCTCCCCGTCGGTGGACCGATCTACCAGAGCGCCGTCGCGGCGATCGAGGACTCCGGCAAGGAGATCGCCCTCGTCGGCGTCGACTCCGACTTCTACGAGTCCGACCCCACCACCCAGCCCTACGTGCTGACCTCGATCCTCAAGGGCATCGCGTCGGCGACCGAGTCGGTCGTCCTCGCCGCCGCCGAGGGTGACTTCAGCAACGAGGCCTACGTCGGAACTCTCGAGAACGACGGAGTCGGGCTCGCCCCGTTCCACGACTTCGAGTCGCTCGTCTCGCCCGACCTGCAGGGTGAGCTCGACGCCCTGCGCGAGCAGATCATCAGCGGCGACATCACGGTCAACTCCTACCTGGGCTGA
- a CDS encoding glycosyltransferase family 1 protein, producing MRVAVVSESFLPTVNGVTTSVCRVLDHLADNGHDAVVISPHAGSPSHYRGFPVFQVPAVAYRQFPVGLPSLQVDRVLDEFAPDVLHVASPFLLGARALSAARRRGLPAVAIYQTDIAGFAKRNRLGLTAPLAWQLVRRMHEQADRTLVPSSAALADCLAAGIPRLARWGRGVDIDRYHPRNRDRAGARELRARLSPGGETVVGYVGRIAPEKQVERIRDLKGLPNTRFAIVGDGPATPAVTKALRGMPVTFLGRRSGDDLADAYAAFDVFVHTGCEETFGQTLQEAHASGLPVVAPRSGGPIDLVDSGVDGALFEPGERSGFRGAVEALVGDAEQRARMGEAGRRRVLDRSWDAVCAELLEHYEQVVRERTALAAAAAR from the coding sequence ATGAGGGTCGCGGTCGTCAGCGAGAGCTTCCTCCCCACCGTGAACGGGGTGACCACGAGTGTCTGCCGGGTACTCGATCACCTCGCGGACAACGGACACGACGCAGTGGTCATCAGTCCGCACGCCGGATCACCGTCGCACTACCGGGGATTCCCCGTCTTCCAGGTCCCGGCGGTGGCCTACCGCCAGTTCCCGGTTGGGCTGCCGAGCCTGCAGGTCGATCGTGTGCTCGACGAATTCGCCCCCGACGTGCTGCACGTCGCGAGCCCGTTCCTGCTGGGCGCCCGCGCCCTGTCGGCGGCGAGGCGGCGCGGACTGCCCGCGGTCGCGATCTATCAGACCGACATCGCGGGGTTCGCGAAGCGCAACCGGCTGGGCCTCACCGCTCCGCTCGCCTGGCAGCTGGTGCGTCGCATGCACGAACAGGCCGACCGCACCCTGGTGCCGAGTTCGGCCGCGCTGGCCGACTGCCTCGCCGCGGGCATCCCGCGCCTGGCACGCTGGGGTCGCGGTGTGGACATCGACCGATACCACCCGCGCAACCGCGATCGGGCGGGCGCCCGCGAGCTGCGGGCCCGACTGTCGCCGGGCGGCGAGACCGTCGTCGGCTACGTCGGACGCATCGCCCCCGAGAAGCAGGTCGAACGCATCCGCGACCTCAAGGGACTGCCGAACACGCGGTTCGCGATCGTCGGCGACGGCCCGGCGACCCCCGCGGTGACGAAGGCGCTGCGCGGCATGCCGGTGACCTTCCTCGGACGACGATCGGGCGACGACCTCGCCGACGCGTACGCCGCGTTCGACGTGTTCGTGCACACCGGCTGCGAGGAGACGTTCGGGCAGACCCTGCAGGAGGCGCACGCCAGCGGACTGCCGGTCGTCGCCCCCCGCTCGGGCGGCCCCATCGATCTCGTCGACAGCGGCGTCGACGGCGCGCTGTTCGAGCCCGGGGAGCGCAGCGGCTTCCGGGGTGCGGTCGAGGCCCTCGTCGGCGACGCCGAGCAGCGCGCCCGCATGGGCGAGGCCGGGCGGCGGCGCGTGCTCGACCGGTCGTGGGACGCGGTGTGCGCCGAACTGCTCGAGCACTACGAGCAGGTCGTGCGGGAGCGCACCGCCCTCGCCGCGGCTGCCGCACGCTGA
- a CDS encoding DUF4232 domain-containing protein — translation MSRRRLLVLVSAVGVLALVGCSPSPAPEPTATVTETATPSPSPTPTASASVDPNAPANQCPNDSLEVAVVESDAGAGNLFYQVTFTNTGSAPCDLRGFPGVSVVGDGNGTQLGAAAAEATGGPEVETYTIAPDDSVGAALQAVNIASGGGPLGDACDVVTGDGWRIYPPHSFDAVFVESAGLPACANVATPWLTVGPVSSQ, via the coding sequence ATGAGTCGTCGTCGTCTTCTCGTCCTCGTGAGCGCAGTCGGAGTTCTCGCTCTCGTCGGATGTTCGCCGTCCCCAGCGCCGGAGCCGACTGCCACCGTCACCGAAACGGCCACACCGTCGCCCTCGCCGACGCCGACGGCGAGCGCGTCGGTCGACCCGAACGCGCCGGCGAACCAGTGCCCGAACGACTCGCTCGAGGTCGCAGTCGTCGAGAGCGACGCGGGCGCCGGCAACCTCTTCTACCAGGTGACCTTCACCAACACCGGCTCGGCGCCGTGCGATCTGCGCGGCTTCCCGGGCGTCTCGGTCGTCGGGGACGGGAACGGCACTCAGCTCGGCGCAGCGGCGGCGGAGGCGACCGGCGGGCCGGAGGTCGAGACCTACACGATCGCGCCGGACGACAGCGTCGGTGCGGCACTGCAGGCCGTCAACATCGCGAGCGGCGGCGGGCCGCTGGGAGACGCCTGCGACGTCGTCACCGGTGATGGCTGGCGGATCTACCCGCCGCACTCCTTCGACGCCGTCTTCGTCGAGTCGGCGGGCCTGCCGGCCTGCGCGAACGTGGCGACCCCCTGGCTCACTGTCGGTCCGGTGTCGTCGCAGTAG
- a CDS encoding BMP family protein — protein MSRRIASSVTALAVVLALAACAPAPEQTEGAGSSDYCARMVTNSGGLEDRSFNQTSWAGMEKASEEFGVDAEVLVSTGETDLAPNVAQAVESGCGFVLTVGYELAAATTDAAADNPDVHFAIVDEVAEGDNVKPIIFDTAQASYLAGYLAAGVSKTGVVGTFGGGNQPPVTLFMDGFVDGVAKYNEVHGTAVRVLGWDKAAQDGTFTGDFEDVNKGKTVTQGLIDQGADVILPVAGQVGEGAAAAALEAGGVSLIWVDNDGYDTLPEQYRPILLTSVLKDTEQAVVDIVGADIDGDFSSDPFIGTLENGGVGIADYHDLAGAVSAELQAEIDQLRADIVSGTIVVESPSTP, from the coding sequence ATGTCGCGTCGTATCGCCTCCTCCGTGACCGCCCTCGCGGTCGTGCTCGCCCTCGCCGCCTGCGCGCCCGCCCCCGAACAGACGGAAGGGGCCGGATCGAGCGACTACTGCGCCCGCATGGTCACCAACTCCGGCGGGCTCGAGGACCGGTCGTTCAACCAGACCAGCTGGGCCGGCATGGAGAAGGCCTCCGAAGAGTTCGGAGTCGACGCCGAGGTGCTCGTCTCGACCGGCGAAACCGACCTCGCCCCCAACGTCGCGCAGGCGGTCGAATCGGGTTGCGGATTCGTGCTCACCGTCGGATACGAGCTCGCCGCGGCGACCACGGACGCCGCCGCCGACAACCCCGACGTGCACTTCGCGATCGTCGACGAGGTCGCAGAAGGCGACAACGTCAAGCCGATCATCTTCGACACCGCGCAGGCCTCCTACCTCGCGGGCTACCTCGCCGCCGGCGTCAGCAAGACCGGCGTCGTCGGCACCTTCGGCGGCGGCAACCAGCCCCCCGTCACCCTGTTCATGGACGGCTTCGTCGACGGCGTCGCGAAGTACAACGAGGTGCACGGCACCGCGGTGCGGGTGCTCGGCTGGGACAAAGCCGCCCAGGACGGCACCTTCACCGGCGACTTCGAAGACGTCAACAAGGGCAAGACCGTCACCCAGGGGCTCATCGACCAGGGAGCGGACGTCATCCTCCCGGTCGCCGGCCAGGTCGGCGAAGGCGCGGCGGCCGCGGCCCTCGAGGCGGGCGGCGTCTCGCTGATCTGGGTCGACAACGACGGCTACGACACCCTCCCCGAGCAGTATCGGCCCATCCTGCTGACGAGTGTCCTGAAGGACACCGAGCAGGCCGTCGTCGACATCGTCGGGGCCGACATCGACGGCGACTTCTCATCCGACCCGTTCATCGGCACCCTCGAGAACGGCGGCGTCGGCATCGCCGACTACCACGACCTCGCCGGAGCGGTGAGCGCCGAACTGCAGGCCGAGATCGACCAGCTCCGCGCCGACATCGTCAGCGGCACGATCGTGGTCGAGTCGCCCTCGACCCCCTGA
- a CDS encoding VOC family protein — protein MPATGPDFISLQASDLAASQAFYEKYLGLVRSPAGPPHAVVFETSPIAFALRDLIPGTDLASVAQPGIGVAVWLHATDVQDIHDALAADGHRIVSAPIDGPFGRTFTFADPDGYQVTLHDRA, from the coding sequence ATGCCCGCTACCGGCCCCGATTTCATCTCACTCCAGGCGAGCGACCTCGCTGCGTCGCAGGCGTTCTACGAGAAGTACCTCGGTCTCGTCCGCTCCCCCGCGGGCCCGCCGCACGCCGTCGTGTTCGAGACGTCGCCGATCGCCTTCGCGCTCCGCGACCTGATTCCCGGCACCGACCTGGCCTCCGTCGCGCAACCCGGCATCGGTGTCGCGGTGTGGCTGCACGCGACCGACGTGCAGGACATCCACGACGCCCTCGCCGCGGACGGCCACCGGATCGTCTCCGCCCCGATCGACGGCCCCTTCGGACGCACCTTCACCTTCGCGGATCCCGACGGCTACCAGGTCACCCTCCACGACCGCGCCTGA
- a CDS encoding ABC transporter permease, whose amino-acid sequence MTATEISQVPDSSPIVLEKARVRSWKSPVALGVFTLLGAILFIGFSRDGVSGFRLSTDSDFIQLPDLSLPTFATCLVLVLVAAAITGVSVGYTLRSAKTPLWLIAVFAFLLLVAFLTWAAAGATIPVPGLLVGALGLSVPLIFGALGGVISERVGVVNVAIEGQLLAGAFTSAVVASITRQPLLGLVAAMVAGVLVSFVLAAFSIKYLVDQVIVGVVLNVLVTGLTSFLFSQVLTADPTLLNQPPRFERIEIPLLSQIPIIGPALFRQTIIVYFVYVAIFAVWYALFRTKWGLRLRAVGEHPQAADTVGIKVAATRFWNVSLAGAIAGFGGAYFTLGSVGSFNKEMTAGAGFIALAAVIFGRWDPIRATLAALLFGFASNLQNVLSIIGSPVPSEFMLMLPYIVTIFAVAGLVGQSRGPAASGKPYIKS is encoded by the coding sequence ATGACCGCGACCGAGATCAGCCAGGTGCCCGACTCGTCGCCGATCGTGCTCGAGAAGGCGCGCGTGCGCAGCTGGAAGTCGCCCGTCGCGCTGGGCGTCTTCACCCTGCTCGGCGCGATCCTCTTCATCGGGTTCTCCCGCGACGGTGTGAGCGGGTTCCGGCTGTCGACCGACTCCGACTTCATCCAGCTGCCCGACCTGTCGCTGCCGACTTTCGCCACCTGCCTCGTGCTCGTGCTCGTGGCCGCCGCGATCACGGGAGTGAGCGTCGGCTACACGCTGCGCTCGGCGAAGACGCCGCTCTGGCTCATCGCCGTGTTCGCGTTCCTGCTGCTCGTCGCCTTCCTCACCTGGGCGGCGGCGGGGGCCACCATCCCGGTGCCGGGCCTGCTCGTCGGCGCCCTGGGCCTCAGCGTCCCGCTCATCTTCGGAGCGCTCGGCGGCGTCATCTCCGAGCGGGTCGGCGTCGTCAACGTCGCCATCGAGGGCCAGCTGCTCGCCGGCGCGTTCACCTCCGCCGTCGTCGCGTCGATCACCCGCCAGCCGCTGCTCGGGCTCGTCGCCGCGATGGTCGCGGGCGTGCTCGTCTCGTTCGTGCTCGCCGCGTTCTCGATCAAGTACCTCGTCGACCAGGTCATCGTCGGTGTCGTGCTCAACGTGCTGGTCACCGGCCTCACGAGCTTCCTGTTCTCGCAGGTGCTCACGGCCGACCCGACGCTGCTCAACCAGCCGCCGCGCTTCGAGCGCATCGAGATCCCGTTGCTCAGTCAGATCCCGATCATCGGGCCGGCGCTGTTCCGGCAGACGATCATCGTCTACTTCGTCTACGTGGCGATCTTCGCCGTCTGGTACGCCCTGTTCCGCACCAAGTGGGGTCTGCGACTGCGCGCCGTCGGCGAGCACCCGCAGGCCGCCGACACCGTCGGCATCAAGGTCGCGGCGACCCGGTTCTGGAACGTGTCCCTCGCCGGTGCGATCGCCGGCTTCGGCGGCGCCTACTTCACGCTCGGTTCGGTCGGCTCGTTCAACAAGGAGATGACCGCGGGTGCGGGCTTCATCGCCCTCGCGGCGGTGATCTTCGGACGCTGGGATCCGATCCGCGCCACTCTCGCCGCCCTGCTGTTCGGGTTCGCGAGCAATCTGCAGAACGTGCTCAGCATCATCGGCTCGCCGGTCCCGAGCGAGTTCATGCTGATGCTGCCGTACATCGTGACCATCTTCGCGGTCGCGGGTCTCGTGGGACAGTCGCGAGGTCCGGCGGCGTCCGGCAAGCCGTACATCAAGTCGTAG
- a CDS encoding MarR family winged helix-turn-helix transcriptional regulator has translation MQQDGIDLDTSLGYLLKEASSALRAAMEAVLRPLGMTITHYSCLELLAQRPGLSNSELARGAFVTRQSMNVLLQTLEQEGQVVRPAEQRMGKVLPTQLTASGRRSLEKATVAVRSVETRMLRGMTADEQAHALTALRSMVRSLRDETGDGSRQS, from the coding sequence ATGCAGCAAGACGGTATCGACCTCGACACCTCGCTCGGCTACTTGCTGAAGGAGGCGTCGAGCGCCCTCCGCGCTGCGATGGAGGCGGTGCTGCGTCCTCTCGGCATGACCATCACGCACTACTCCTGCCTCGAGCTGCTCGCTCAGCGGCCCGGGCTGTCGAACTCCGAACTCGCCCGCGGCGCCTTCGTGACGCGGCAGTCGATGAACGTCCTGCTGCAGACGCTGGAGCAGGAGGGGCAGGTGGTCCGCCCCGCCGAGCAGCGCATGGGCAAGGTGCTTCCGACGCAGCTGACCGCGAGCGGTCGGCGCAGTCTGGAGAAGGCGACCGTCGCGGTCCGGTCGGTCGAGACCAGGATGCTGCGCGGGATGACGGCGGACGAGCAGGCGCATGCGCTAACAGCGCTCCGCAGCATGGTCCGCTCGCTGCGGGACGAGACGGGCGACGGTAGTCGGCAGTCCTAG
- a CDS encoding ABC transporter ATP-binding protein — MKLELRGITKRFGSLTANDAISLTVEPGEIHALLGENGAGKSTLMNVLYGLYQADEGEILLDDVAQAFAGPGDAMNAGIGMVHQHFMLIPVFTVAENVSLGHEQTKAGGRLDLAAARAKVREISARFGFDIDPDALIEDLPVGVQQRVEIIKALSRDAKVLVFDEPTAVLTPQETDELIAIMRQLKAAGTSIVFISHKLREVREIADRVTVIRLGKVVGEASPSSTNAELASLMVGRNVELTVHKDPATPGDAALVVDDLSVIDPRGQIVVKGVSFEVRRGEILAIAGVQGNGQTELTEALLGLQPKVTGTISLDGIPITGLSVRKVLDAGVGFVPEDRKEDGLVAEFSIAENLMLDRSEGQPFVKAGALQLGYLNQFAQEKKGEFDIRAQSVETHVGRLSGGNQQKVVLARELSRELRLFVAAQPTRGLDVGSIEFVHTRIVETRDAGTPVIVVSTELDEVVALADRIAVMYRGTIVGIVPGDTPRDVLGLMMAGENPLEGTAA, encoded by the coding sequence GTGAAACTCGAACTCCGCGGCATCACCAAGCGCTTCGGCTCGCTGACCGCCAATGACGCCATCTCGCTCACCGTCGAGCCGGGAGAGATCCACGCCCTGTTGGGTGAGAACGGCGCCGGCAAGTCGACCCTGATGAACGTCCTCTACGGGCTGTACCAGGCCGACGAGGGCGAGATCCTGCTCGACGACGTCGCGCAAGCCTTCGCGGGACCCGGCGACGCGATGAACGCCGGCATCGGCATGGTCCACCAGCACTTCATGCTCATCCCCGTCTTCACCGTCGCCGAAAACGTCTCGCTCGGTCACGAGCAGACGAAGGCCGGCGGACGCCTCGACCTGGCCGCGGCCCGCGCGAAGGTGCGCGAGATCTCGGCCCGCTTCGGCTTCGACATCGACCCCGACGCCCTCATCGAGGACCTGCCCGTCGGTGTGCAGCAGCGGGTCGAGATCATCAAGGCGCTGTCCCGCGACGCGAAGGTGCTCGTCTTCGACGAGCCGACCGCGGTGCTGACCCCGCAGGAGACCGACGAGCTGATCGCGATCATGCGCCAGCTGAAGGCGGCGGGCACCTCGATCGTGTTCATCTCGCACAAGCTGCGCGAGGTGCGCGAGATCGCGGACCGGGTCACGGTCATCCGCCTCGGCAAGGTGGTGGGGGAGGCGTCTCCGTCGTCGACGAACGCGGAACTCGCTTCGCTGATGGTCGGCCGCAACGTCGAGCTCACCGTGCACAAGGACCCGGCGACGCCGGGGGACGCCGCCCTCGTCGTCGACGACCTGTCGGTCATCGACCCGCGCGGGCAGATCGTCGTGAAGGGCGTCAGCTTCGAGGTGCGGCGCGGCGAGATCCTCGCCATCGCAGGCGTCCAGGGCAACGGCCAGACCGAGCTCACCGAAGCCCTGCTCGGGCTGCAGCCGAAGGTGACCGGCACCATCAGCCTCGACGGGATCCCGATCACCGGGCTCTCGGTGCGCAAGGTGCTCGACGCCGGCGTCGGCTTCGTGCCCGAGGATCGCAAGGAAGACGGCCTCGTCGCCGAGTTCAGCATCGCCGAGAACCTCATGCTCGACCGCTCGGAGGGGCAGCCGTTCGTCAAGGCGGGGGCCCTGCAGCTCGGATACCTGAACCAGTTCGCCCAGGAGAAGAAGGGCGAGTTCGACATCCGCGCGCAGAGCGTCGAGACCCATGTCGGCCGCCTCTCCGGCGGCAACCAGCAGAAGGTCGTCCTCGCGCGCGAGCTCAGCCGCGAACTCCGCCTCTTCGTGGCCGCGCAGCCCACTCGAGGGCTCGACGTGGGCTCCATCGAATTCGTACACACCCGGATCGTCGAGACCCGTGACGCCGGCACCCCGGTCATCGTGGTCTCGACCGAGCTCGACGAGGTCGTCGCGCTCGCGGACAGGATCGCCGTCATGTACCGCGGAACCATCGTCGGCATCGTGCCCGGCGACACCCCGCGCGACGTGCTCGGCCTCATGATGGCGGGCGAGAACCCGCTGGAGGGAACCGCAGCGTGA
- a CDS encoding mannose-1-phosphate guanylyltransferase: MSESTIHWHGRGTEPEAIERFYSVIPAGGIGSRLWPLSRAATPKFLHDLTGSGQTLLRDTWNRLAPISGSERIMVVTGRAHRAAVEKQLPELEDLNVVLESEGKDSSAAIGLAAAILEKREPGVIIGSFAADHVIGDTRRFRQAVVEAVALADAGYIATIGIQPTEPAIGFGYIRCGEPIGSKSAPSAMAVKGFVEKPSLETAKKYLKSGDYLWNAGMFIARADRLLEQLGKTQPALLEGLRTLADAWDTPERGAVVDQVWPTLTKIAIDYSVAEPSAKEGLLAVVPGDFDWDDVGDFASLAKLQSGGRKSDLAILGEHARVLADSSSGIVVSESQRLITLIGVEDIVVVDTPDALLVTTSEHAQRVKSVVDALKLSGRTDVL, from the coding sequence ATGAGCGAGAGCACCATCCACTGGCACGGTCGAGGCACGGAGCCCGAGGCGATCGAGCGCTTCTACTCGGTGATCCCCGCCGGTGGGATCGGGTCCCGCCTCTGGCCGCTCTCGCGTGCGGCGACGCCGAAGTTCCTGCACGACCTCACCGGCTCGGGGCAGACGCTGCTGCGCGACACCTGGAACCGGCTCGCCCCGATCTCGGGCTCCGAGCGCATCATGGTCGTCACCGGACGCGCCCACCGCGCGGCCGTCGAGAAGCAGCTGCCCGAGCTCGAAGACCTGAACGTCGTCCTCGAAAGCGAGGGCAAGGACTCCTCCGCCGCGATCGGGCTCGCCGCCGCAATCCTCGAGAAGCGCGAGCCGGGCGTCATCATCGGCTCCTTCGCGGCCGACCACGTCATCGGCGACACCCGCCGGTTCCGTCAGGCGGTCGTCGAAGCCGTCGCGCTCGCCGACGCCGGCTACATCGCCACCATCGGCATCCAGCCGACCGAGCCCGCGATCGGCTTCGGCTACATTCGCTGCGGCGAGCCGATCGGATCGAAGAGCGCCCCGAGCGCCATGGCGGTCAAGGGCTTCGTCGAGAAGCCGTCGCTCGAGACGGCGAAGAAGTACCTGAAGTCGGGCGACTACCTGTGGAACGCCGGCATGTTCATCGCCCGCGCCGACCGGCTGCTCGAGCAGCTCGGCAAGACCCAGCCCGCGCTGCTCGAAGGACTGCGGACGCTCGCCGACGCGTGGGACACCCCCGAGCGCGGCGCCGTCGTCGACCAGGTGTGGCCGACGCTCACCAAGATCGCCATCGACTACTCGGTCGCCGAGCCGTCGGCGAAGGAGGGGCTCCTCGCGGTCGTGCCGGGCGACTTCGACTGGGACGACGTGGGCGACTTCGCGTCGCTCGCGAAGCTGCAGTCCGGCGGTCGCAAGAGCGACCTCGCGATCCTCGGCGAGCACGCGCGGGTCCTCGCCGACTCGTCGAGCGGCATCGTCGTGAGTGAGAGCCAGCGCCTCATCACCCTCATCGGCGTCGAGGACATCGTCGTCGTCGACACCCCCGACGCGCTCCTCGTCACCACGTCCGAGCATGCGCAGCGGGTCAAGTCGGTCGTCGACGCGTTGAAACTGTCGGGGCGCACCGACGTCCTCTGA